The Arachis hypogaea cultivar Tifrunner chromosome 16, arahy.Tifrunner.gnm2.J5K5, whole genome shotgun sequence genome contains a region encoding:
- the LOC140179739 gene encoding probable protein phosphatase 2C 55 isoform X1, producing MPSNNYFSKLSSIVQKKGGIKCCSEVLIGQGRLWFGLDSRLFHSMNFSSCMDLNRIGGVGLTSSSELGRRTLSVADTLSRTVSTPSISGPSFQVCGYHIGRSLSRPEQFSTATKPQSKTMAIPLPRAMFGECYLDNPNLKCGCPSPSIKNRSNIGLSKSLANGKKVIMSLENNHRPDNSVIYGYFVYSAAKTWFSSHAYTEPWSKGFHSSLASSSSVGPAHDVHFDSSWEEQLANSAESAEQKNPVCQNLKLVSGSCYLPHPDKEETGGEDAHFICSQEHAIGVADGVGGWAESGVNAGFYSRELMSHSVDAIQEEPKGSIDPARVLEKAHSITKAMGSSTACIIALTDQGLNAINVGDSGFMVIRDGCTVFRSPVQQHGFNFTYQLGTNGDLPSSGQVCFCGGLDTFELGQLLLVFTIAVAPGDVIVAGTDGLFDNLYNNEITAVVVHAVRAGFGPQVTAQKIAALARQRALDKNRQTPFSTAAQDAGIRYYGGKLDDTTVVVSYITGTKNA from the exons ATGCCATCCAATAATTACTTTTCAAAGCTAAGTTCAATTGTGCAGAAGAAGGGTGGAATCAAGTGCTGTTCTGAGGTTCTGATTGGGCAAGGGAGATTGTGGTTTGGTTTGGATTCAAGGCTTTTCCATTCTATGAATTTCTCATCCTGTATGGACCTTAACCGAATTGGTGGTGTTGGATTGACTTCAAGCTCAGAACTAGGAAGGAGAACCTTGTCTGTAGCCGACACGTTGTCACGTACAGTTTCGACTCCATCCATATCAGGGCCTTCATTTCAGGTCTGTGGATACCACATTGGCCGTTCACTTTCTAGACCTGAGCAGTTCTCGACCGCCACGAAACCTCAGAGTAAAACTATGGCTATTCCCTTGCCCAGAGCTATGTTTGGAGAATGCTATTTAGATAACCCAAATTTGAAGTGTGGTTGCCCATCACCGTCGATAAAGAATAGGAGTAATATCGGTTTAAGCAAGAGTTTGGCCAATGGGAAAAAAGTCATCATGAGTTTGGAAAATAATCATCGGCCAGATAATTCTGTGATTTATGGATATTTTGTTTACAGTGCTGCAAAGACATGGTTCAGTTCTCATGCTTACACAGAGCCTTGGTCTAAAGGTTTTCATAGCTCGCTGGCATCATCTTCCTCGGTTGGGCCTGCTCATGATGTACATTTTGACTCCTCCTGGGAAGAGCAGCTAGCAAATTCTGCAGAGTCAGCTGAACA GAAAAACCCTGTGTGCCAAAACCTCAAGTTAGTATCAGGATCATGCTACTTGCCTCATCCCGATAAAGAAGAAACTGGTGGAGAAGATGCCCATTTTATATGTTCACAGGAACATGCAATTGGTGTGGCCGATGGTGTTGGTGGCTGGGCAGAGAGTGGTGTTAATGCTGGATTTTACTCTCGTGAACTCATGTCCCATTCGGTAGATGCTATTCAGGAGGAGCCTAAAGGCTCAATTGACCCTGCTAGGGTGCTGGAGAAAGCACACTCAATTACAAAAGCTATGGGTTCCTCTACAGCATGCATCATCGCACTTACTGACCAG GGTCTTAATGCTATTAATGTGGGAGATAGTGGGTTTATGGTGATCCGTGATGGGTGCACTGTATTCCGATCCCCTGTGCAGCAACATGGCTTCAATTTCACCTATCAGCTTGGTACTAATGGTGATTTACCTAGTTCTGGTCAGGTATGTTTCTGTGGTGGACTTGACACTTTCGAGTTGGGACAACTTTTGTTG GTTTTCACAATTGCTGTTGCTCCTGGAGATGTCATAGTCGCCGGTACAGATGGTCTGTTCGATAACTTATACAACAACGAGATTACGGCGGTCGTGGTTCACGCTGTAAGAGCTGGGTTTGGTCCGCAGGTGACAGCCCAGAAGATAGCTGCGTTGGCGCGTCAACGAGCATTAGACAAAAACAGGCAGACCCCTTTCTCGACTGCGGCTCAAGATGCCGGAATTCGTTACTATGGCGGCAAGCTTGATGATACTACAGTTGTAGTTTCATATATTACTGGCACAAAGAATGCATAA
- the LOC140179739 gene encoding probable protein phosphatase 2C 55 isoform X2, translated as MPSNNYFSKLSSIVQKKGGIKCCSEVLIGQGRLWFGLDSRLFHSMNFSSCMDLNRIGGVGLTSSSELGRRTLSVADTLSRTVSTPSISGPSFQVCGYHIGRSLSRPEQFSTATKPQSKTMAIPLPRAMFGECYLDNPNLKCGCPSPSIKNRSNIGLSKSLANGKKVIMSLENNHRPDNSVIYGYFVYSAAKTWFSSHAYTEPWSKGFHSSLASSSSVGPAHDVHFDSSWEEQLANSAESAEQKNPVCQNLKLVSGSCYLPHPDKEETGGEDAHFICSQEHAIGVADGVGGWAESGVNAGFYSRELMSHSVDAIQEEPKGSIDPARVLEKAHSITKAMGSSTACIIALTDQGLNAINVGDSGFMVIRDGCTVFRSPVQQHGFNFTYQLGTNGDLPSSGQVFTIAVAPGDVIVAGTDGLFDNLYNNEITAVVVHAVRAGFGPQVTAQKIAALARQRALDKNRQTPFSTAAQDAGIRYYGGKLDDTTVVVSYITGTKNA; from the exons ATGCCATCCAATAATTACTTTTCAAAGCTAAGTTCAATTGTGCAGAAGAAGGGTGGAATCAAGTGCTGTTCTGAGGTTCTGATTGGGCAAGGGAGATTGTGGTTTGGTTTGGATTCAAGGCTTTTCCATTCTATGAATTTCTCATCCTGTATGGACCTTAACCGAATTGGTGGTGTTGGATTGACTTCAAGCTCAGAACTAGGAAGGAGAACCTTGTCTGTAGCCGACACGTTGTCACGTACAGTTTCGACTCCATCCATATCAGGGCCTTCATTTCAGGTCTGTGGATACCACATTGGCCGTTCACTTTCTAGACCTGAGCAGTTCTCGACCGCCACGAAACCTCAGAGTAAAACTATGGCTATTCCCTTGCCCAGAGCTATGTTTGGAGAATGCTATTTAGATAACCCAAATTTGAAGTGTGGTTGCCCATCACCGTCGATAAAGAATAGGAGTAATATCGGTTTAAGCAAGAGTTTGGCCAATGGGAAAAAAGTCATCATGAGTTTGGAAAATAATCATCGGCCAGATAATTCTGTGATTTATGGATATTTTGTTTACAGTGCTGCAAAGACATGGTTCAGTTCTCATGCTTACACAGAGCCTTGGTCTAAAGGTTTTCATAGCTCGCTGGCATCATCTTCCTCGGTTGGGCCTGCTCATGATGTACATTTTGACTCCTCCTGGGAAGAGCAGCTAGCAAATTCTGCAGAGTCAGCTGAACA GAAAAACCCTGTGTGCCAAAACCTCAAGTTAGTATCAGGATCATGCTACTTGCCTCATCCCGATAAAGAAGAAACTGGTGGAGAAGATGCCCATTTTATATGTTCACAGGAACATGCAATTGGTGTGGCCGATGGTGTTGGTGGCTGGGCAGAGAGTGGTGTTAATGCTGGATTTTACTCTCGTGAACTCATGTCCCATTCGGTAGATGCTATTCAGGAGGAGCCTAAAGGCTCAATTGACCCTGCTAGGGTGCTGGAGAAAGCACACTCAATTACAAAAGCTATGGGTTCCTCTACAGCATGCATCATCGCACTTACTGACCAG GGTCTTAATGCTATTAATGTGGGAGATAGTGGGTTTATGGTGATCCGTGATGGGTGCACTGTATTCCGATCCCCTGTGCAGCAACATGGCTTCAATTTCACCTATCAGCTTGGTACTAATGGTGATTTACCTAGTTCTGGTCAG GTTTTCACAATTGCTGTTGCTCCTGGAGATGTCATAGTCGCCGGTACAGATGGTCTGTTCGATAACTTATACAACAACGAGATTACGGCGGTCGTGGTTCACGCTGTAAGAGCTGGGTTTGGTCCGCAGGTGACAGCCCAGAAGATAGCTGCGTTGGCGCGTCAACGAGCATTAGACAAAAACAGGCAGACCCCTTTCTCGACTGCGGCTCAAGATGCCGGAATTCGTTACTATGGCGGCAAGCTTGATGATACTACAGTTGTAGTTTCATATATTACTGGCACAAAGAATGCATAA